The Amblyomma americanum isolate KBUSLIRL-KWMA chromosome 2, ASM5285725v1, whole genome shotgun sequence genome contains the following window.
CTTCCGCTTCTGGGTGCGCCTCTTCTTGAGGGCAATGCGGCGACGCTTGTGCTGCAGCATGGCTGGTGTGATCAGTCGCTGAATCTTGGGCGCCTTTGAGCGAGGCTTCTTGCCCTCCTTGACAGCCAGTGGGCGGCGGACAACGTACtgcctcacatcatcctctttggACAGGTTGTACAGCTTGCGGATCTTGCTGGCCCTCTTGGGTCCGAGGCGGCGGGGCAGCGTCGTGTCAGTCAAGCCAGGGATCTCCTGCTCACCCTTTTTCTTGACCACCAAGCTGATAACACTGAGGTTGGAGTCAACGATGCAACCACGCACCGACTTGCGCTTGCGCTCGCCGGTACGGCGCGGCCGGTAGCACGAGTGGCCCTTAGACAGCAGCAGGCGTACACGGCCGGCTGTCAGCACACCCTGCTTCATGGGGAATCCTTGCTTGTCGTTGCCCCCAGAGATGCGCACCACATAGCCCTGCACAATGTTTTGCATGAAATTGCGTACATCACTCATGAAGCCACACAACAATCTGTTCAACATTGTATCGAGAGACGGATAATACAGAAGAGATTCATGTTGTGAAAGAACTCACAAAATTTCCAAGATGACAGTGAGAAAGCCAATCAAGCTGCACTAAATAAATCTTCAGTCAAGTTACAAGGCAATGACACTTGTGTTTTTCCATTTTGCATGACTCTTACTAAGATGACGACTGAGTGTTTGCCCCTAGCTACAGCCGTGACCAACAGACAGGCAATGTCCACTGTACCAACAAGGGCTCTTGCACTAGTCTCCAATTAGCCTATCCCTAACAAGCCATACCCATTCTATTCTAGTCGCTCCCCACCCAACCCTGCCACTAATGTCATCCATGGGCCTTTTTTCCACATGCactctgttctttctgtgtgccTAGCATTAAGGTAAATTCTACAATACACCATTATGGCAAGAAATTTTAGCATTCCTTCAGAGCTGAGTATTTAAGCAGACAATTTTTGCAAACAATGAAAGCCCGTTAACAACACATGAAACTTCATCCTGACTGCATCCGTTCTGTCTGCGTCTGCTAAGTGTAGAGCACCCAAGCAGCGCGCTGCCCTGTAAATAACGAAcaccttgctgcagctgctgagtTCTACAGGGGACGCTTGTGCGGAATTGAAGCCACATGAAACTACACTCCAGTTGGCTGCTGGACCCGGGCTCCAGTGAAAAATGCAGAGACAGGGGCGTGGCTCAATGGGGCAAAGGCAAGGCTAAATCTAGGCTTCTATAGTGCCATAAATACTCATCTGCAGGGAATTGCTGTTCAACTATTCCCTGGGCAGTGGCCTACTGGCAGAGGCCGGCTACAGAGTGTTGTGCACATGGGTGTAGCGAACGAAATTTACTAGCGATCTCAACACTCCCTGTGCCATCCGTGAAGCAGCTGAAGAGACACCAGCCAAGTGATCTTCAAATGCCCTGCATTAACAGCTGCCTCTGAGTTCCCAACAGTTTCAGCCTCCCTTGGCTTCGAAAAAGCTGCAAGGGGCCTCACAGTGGCAAATGCGAAGAGACTCCTGGAGTTCAAGTGGCAAATGGGGTATGAACGGAGAATGGGCTCAACAGACAAGGTTTCACCTAGAAGGACTAACTCAGTGTATCTCAgtgtattttcttttgtgtatacacctgcttttttctcttctggCTCTGCCATGCCAAGAGGCAGTGGAGACCATTACAAAGGGCATAGCCATCATCACCATGGCCATCAGTTAATTACTGGTACGCACTGCTCGAGTGCTCCACACACAAGTGATGCAGACTACAGGTGCTAGCCATACGAAACACTCTGCCTGCACTAATGAGCAATATTTACTGCGACTTCTACATCGAGCTTGAAAAGGTCTATCATAACCATTCAACTTAAGAGAAGCTACCCAAACTAAAACAAGGAGCATACTTTCCTCCCATACGTGGCAAGGGTGTACCTTGGTGTACTAACATTTCTGTCTTTGTACAATGAACTAATAACAGTAACTAATCAGCCGCTCTGATGGCACTACATGAAAAGGTATCAGAACTGTAGTAATGAGCCCATTAAAACAATCTGGCACCAGCCTTTTACCGACAGCTGCTGGGTTAGATGTTCCAGTGGAAACCAATACCGACCAAGATTACTGAAGAATGAACAGATGCAGCGGTGCTGCTCCATTACGCTCACGACAAGACGGAAATTTAAGGCAAACCAAGGCCTTCCTGCAAACGTCAACGTCACGAAGCGCACACAGCTCGAAAACTA
Protein-coding sequences here:
- the RpS6 gene encoding ribosomal protein S6, with product MKLNISYPATGCQKLIEVDDEKKVRIFYEKRMGQEVEADSLGDEWKGYVVRISGGNDKQGFPMKQGVLTAGRVRLLLSKGHSCYRPRRTGERKRKSVRGCIVDSNLSVISLVVKKKGEQEIPGLTDTTLPRRLGPKRASKIRKLYNLSKEDDVRQYVVRRPLAVKEGKKPRSKAPKIQRLITPAMLQHKRRRIALKKRRTQKRKEEAADYARLLAQRAKEAKEKRADKIRRRRSASHGQSQSSTQA